A single region of the Mycobacterium avium subsp. avium genome encodes:
- a CDS encoding ABC transporter substrate-binding protein: protein MLDRPFGRRSLLRGAGALSAAALAPWSAGCGSDDDGALTFFFAANPEERDARMRIIDEFARRHPDIKVRAVLSGPGVMQQLSTFCVGGRCPDVLMAWELSYAELADRGVLLDLGPLLARDKAFAQQLQADSIPALYETFTFNGKQYALPEQWSGNYLFYNKRLFDEAGVPSPPTAWEHPWDFTEFLNAARALTKRDASGRAAQYGFVNTWGSYYSAGLFAMNNGVPWSDPRLNPTHFNFDNAAFQEAVQFYADLANKYRVAPNASETQSMSTPNLFAVGRAAMALGGHWRYQTYIRAEGLDFDVAPLPVGPAVGKGQPACSDIGATGLAISSSSPRKEQAWEFVKFATGPVGQALIGESCLFVPVLRSALKSDGFARAHRRVGNLGVLTDGPAFSQGLPITPAWEKVNALMDRNFGPILRGSRPATSLAGLSRSVDEVLRSP from the coding sequence ATGCTCGATAGGCCGTTCGGACGGCGCAGCCTGCTGCGCGGTGCGGGCGCGCTTTCCGCGGCGGCGCTCGCCCCATGGTCGGCCGGCTGCGGCTCCGACGACGACGGCGCGCTGACCTTCTTCTTCGCGGCCAATCCGGAGGAGCGGGACGCGCGGATGCGCATCATCGACGAGTTCGCGCGCCGCCACCCCGACATCAAGGTGCGAGCGGTGCTGTCCGGGCCCGGCGTGATGCAACAACTTTCGACGTTTTGCGTCGGCGGCAGATGCCCCGACGTGCTGATGGCGTGGGAACTGTCCTACGCCGAACTCGCCGACCGCGGTGTGCTGCTGGATCTGGGCCCGCTGCTGGCGCGGGACAAGGCGTTCGCCCAGCAGCTGCAGGCCGACAGCATCCCCGCGCTGTACGAGACCTTCACCTTCAACGGCAAGCAGTACGCCCTTCCCGAGCAATGGTCGGGCAACTACCTGTTCTACAACAAGCGGCTCTTCGACGAGGCCGGAGTGCCGTCGCCGCCCACGGCGTGGGAACACCCTTGGGACTTCACCGAATTCCTGAACGCGGCGCGCGCGCTGACCAAGCGTGACGCCTCCGGCAGGGCCGCCCAGTACGGATTCGTCAACACCTGGGGCTCCTACTACTCGGCCGGCCTGTTCGCCATGAACAACGGCGTGCCCTGGTCGGATCCGCGGCTGAACCCGACTCACTTCAACTTCGACAACGCCGCCTTCCAGGAGGCGGTGCAGTTCTACGCCGACCTGGCCAACAAATACCGGGTCGCCCCCAATGCCTCGGAGACACAGTCGATGTCGACGCCCAACCTGTTCGCCGTGGGCAGGGCCGCCATGGCGCTCGGCGGGCACTGGCGCTACCAGACCTACATCCGCGCCGAGGGCCTTGATTTCGACGTCGCTCCGTTGCCGGTCGGTCCGGCGGTCGGCAAGGGGCAGCCCGCCTGTTCCGACATCGGCGCCACCGGGCTGGCTATCTCGTCGAGCAGCCCGCGCAAGGAGCAGGCCTGGGAGTTCGTCAAGTTCGCCACCGGGCCCGTCGGGCAGGCGCTGATCGGTGAATCCTGCCTGTTCGTTCCGGTGCTGCGCTCGGCGCTCAAATCGGACGGATTCGCCAGGGCGCACCGGCGGGTCGGCAACCTCGGCGTGCTGACCGATGGACCGGCCTTCTCCCAGGGCCTGCCGATCACCCCGGCGTGGGAGAAGGTCAATG
- a CDS encoding sigma-70 family RNA polymerase sigma factor: MNAPRNLAELAQRFDDDRRHLRSVAFQLLGSLADADDAVQSAWLKASRADFAAVDNLSGWFTTITAREALDQLRARKRRAELPLAAPEELDRLAVPASSPADEDTLLAESVSTALLVVLDRLSPAQRVAFVLHDVFAMPFETIAELLNRSPDAAKKLASRARDRLHAAPAGPPRRDGHRIERHVEVVQAFLAASRGGDIAALLQLLAPDVLRTVDPVLVPADVPTALRGATRVAQETRRFAGRARAGAVMLIDGTPGIVIAARGRAQILLMIGIGADDRIHTIDITGDPERIRRATLALPPAGRFRNITT; this comes from the coding sequence ATGAACGCCCCACGAAATTTGGCGGAGCTGGCGCAGCGTTTCGACGACGACCGGCGCCACCTGAGGTCGGTCGCGTTCCAGCTGCTGGGTTCGCTGGCCGACGCCGACGATGCGGTGCAGTCGGCCTGGCTCAAGGCCAGCCGCGCGGACTTCGCGGCGGTCGACAACCTGTCCGGCTGGTTCACGACGATCACCGCGCGCGAGGCCCTCGATCAGCTGCGGGCGCGCAAACGGCGTGCCGAGCTACCGCTCGCCGCGCCCGAGGAGCTGGACCGGCTGGCCGTGCCGGCGTCGTCGCCGGCCGACGAGGACACCCTGCTGGCCGAGTCGGTGAGCACCGCGCTGCTGGTGGTGCTCGATCGGCTCTCGCCGGCGCAGCGCGTCGCCTTCGTCCTGCACGACGTGTTCGCCATGCCGTTCGAGACGATCGCCGAATTGTTGAACCGGTCGCCGGACGCCGCCAAGAAGCTGGCCAGCCGGGCCCGCGACCGGCTGCACGCCGCCCCGGCCGGCCCACCCCGCCGGGACGGGCACCGGATCGAGCGCCACGTCGAGGTGGTGCAGGCGTTCCTGGCGGCCTCGCGCGGCGGTGACATCGCCGCGCTGCTGCAGCTGCTGGCCCCCGACGTACTGCGCACGGTCGATCCTGTCCTGGTGCCCGCGGACGTGCCGACCGCGCTGCGCGGCGCCACCCGGGTCGCGCAGGAGACCCGTCGATTCGCCGGGCGGGCCCGCGCCGGTGCTGTCATGCTCATCGACGGGACACCGGGCATCGTGATCGCTGCCCGCGGGCGCGCCCAGATCCTGTTGATGATCGGCATCGGGGCCGACGATCGCATCCACACGATCGACATCACCGGCGACCCTGAGCGCATCCGCCGGGCAACGCTGGCGCTGCCACCCGCCGGCCGGTTCAGGAACATCACAACCTGA
- a CDS encoding DoxX family protein, whose product MNTVFVGIILFTAAITAAIAVADFVPARFVLANSAEVGVPRSWLPALGAAKLAGAAGLVVGLLGLPALGIAAAAGLVVFFVGAVLTHLRAGVLYNIAFPGAYLCLSAASLAWMALR is encoded by the coding sequence ATGAACACCGTATTCGTCGGAATCATACTGTTCACCGCGGCCATCACCGCCGCGATCGCGGTGGCCGACTTCGTCCCGGCGCGATTCGTGCTGGCCAACTCGGCCGAGGTCGGGGTGCCGCGGTCCTGGCTGCCCGCGCTGGGTGCGGCGAAATTGGCCGGGGCCGCCGGCCTCGTCGTCGGGCTGCTGGGGTTGCCGGCGCTGGGAATCGCCGCGGCCGCCGGGCTGGTGGTGTTCTTCGTCGGTGCGGTGCTGACGCACCTGCGGGCCGGCGTGCTGTACAACATCGCGTTTCCCGGGGCCTACCTGTGTCTGTCCGCAGCATCGCTGGCCTGGATGGCTCTCCGCTGA